A single region of the Xiphias gladius isolate SHS-SW01 ecotype Sanya breed wild chromosome 17, ASM1685928v1, whole genome shotgun sequence genome encodes:
- the LOC120802308 gene encoding unconventional myosin-XIX, translating to MTSADDRRHVRAGFRNGGGSVKGFVHKDHSPHPSLDDSLEGEIQAFLTDEDQLHTYDDLTKVNPVTPTTVLKCLQARYSVKVFYTHAGCTLVALNPFQPIPDLYSLDVMKEYHCAPQPQEFKPHIFIVAEEAYRNVQGQLEPVNQSLVVSGESGAGKTWTSRCLMKYYATVAASSSVVKSQDTVERIEKRVLDSNPLMEAFGNSCTLRNNNSSRFGKYIQLQLDGCQLLVGASVQTYLLEKTRVACQPANERNFHIFYQMMKGATDEQRKEWRMPRGQRFVWLPNAEKTVEEDGFHETVEAMVHLGINAERQTQIFRILAGILQLGNVHFSSSMDDSQPCNLEEQSKDFLQRAAELLCVPAEELQVCLRVRTLKAGKQSVLKPCSQAECSMRRDCLAKVIYAQIFEWLVTFINNSICADKSTWCNFIGVLDVYGFECFQINNLEQLCINYTNEKLQQHFVAHYLRAQQEEYVSEGLQWSFVKYQDNQSCLDLIEGSPVSVFSLLNEESRLNRASDAKMFRVRLEKELSGNVNISWDKFSKVPHFTVAHYAGKVHYQIQGMVEKNKDPVPPELTSLLQKSDNSLLHQIFTDKETENLTTKGLSKVTVVSKFKNSLESLMRILHATTPHYTRCIKPNPDCKPLTFKKEEVIMQLEACGIVETIHISAAGFPIRIPFRSFMKRYGLIVKYSKFKSECHCVDLEADGDDILRQEVEKLLGVVLHHQASDPSHCLDNEKHNSWVHCGRTKVFLTQSMLDLLEDQRKEILCQCAFSIQCCWLRYQRRRRHTRQKSASLIQAAVRSWLVRRQVQRWNRAAATIQYTWRKWRALLKSLAEAELDDAKDLVGEDLPALNPVIRERGSVQLSTIQEPVTVRGWPMGLALASAPSITVSLTATGFQKMMSVMASLNLPSRRGEYKVETNQYKQGLASIRAQPKGSVKLHYQRSPLLYADRQPDLKRDVTGFNEILLEKTL from the exons TGCTGAAATGCCTGCAGGCCAGGTACAGTGTGAAGGTGTTTTACACCCATGCTGGCTGCACCTTGGTGGCTCTCAACCCCTTCCAGCCAATCCCAGACCTCTACTCTCTGGATGTGATGAAGGAGTATCACTGTGCTCCTCAACCCCAG GAGTTCAAACCACATATCTTTATCGTGGCAGAAGAAGCCTACAGGAATGTTCAGGGTCAGCTGGAGCCAGTGAACCAGTCCTTGGTGGTCAGCGGTGAGAGCGGTGCAGGAAAG ACGTGGACATCCCGTTGTCTGATGAAATACTACGCCACTGTGGCGGCCTCCTCCTCAGTGGTGAAGAGTCAGGACACAGTGGAGAGGATAGAGAAGAGGGTGCTGGACTCCAACCCCCTCATGGAAGCTTTTG GCAATTCATGCACGCTAcgcaacaacaacagcagccgCTTTGGAAAGTACATCCAGCTCCAGCTAGACGG GTGCCAGCTGTTAGTGGGGGCGTCTGTGCAGACGTATTTGCTGGAGAAGACCAGGGTGGCCTGCCAACCGGCTAACGAGAGGAACTTCCACATCTTTTATCAG ATGATGAAAGGGGCCACAGATGAGCAGAGGAAGGAGTGGAGGATGCCACGTGGCCAACGTTTTGTGTGGCTGCCGAATGCTGAAAAAACAGTTGAGG AGGATGGTTTTCATGAGACTGTCGAGGCAATGGTTCATCTGGGCATTAATGCAGAAAGGCAGACACAAATATTCAGG ATATTAGCAGGGATTCTGCAGCTGGGGAATGTGCATTTCTCCTCTTCAATGGATGACTCACAACCTTGTAACCTAGAAGAACAGTCTAAAG ACTTCTTGCAGAGGgctgctgagctgctgtgtGTCCCTGCTGAGGAGCTTCAGGTGTGTTTAAGAGTGAGGACTCTGAAGGCGGGGAAGCAGAGCGTGCTCAAGCCCTGCTCCCAGGCAGAGTGCAGCATGAGGAGAGACTGCCTGGCCAAGGTCATCTACGCCCA AATATTTGAATGGCTGGTTACATTCATCAACAACAGCATATGTGCAGACAAATCCACGTGGTGCAACTTTATAG GAGTCCTAGACGTGTACGGGTTTGAGTGTTTCCAGATCAATAACCTGGAGCAGCTGTGCATCAACTACACCAACgagaaactgcagcagcacttTGTGGCCCATTATCTCAGGGCTCAACAG GAGGAATATGTGTCAGAGGGACTGCAGTGGTCTTTTGTCAAATACCAAGACAACCAGAGCTGTCTGGATCTCATAGAGGGGAGCCcagtcagtgtgttttctcttcttaaTGAG GAGAGTCGTCTTAATCGAGCCTCGGACGCCAAGATGTTCAGGGTTCGCTTGGAGAAGGAGCTCTCTGGCAATGTCAACATCAGCTGGGACAAGTTCAGCAAGGTGCCGCACTTCACTGTGGCCCATTACGCTGGTAAAGTCCACTACCAGATACAGGGCATGGTGGAGAAAAACAAG GACCCAGTGCCACCAGAGCTCACCAGCCTGCTTCAGAAGTCTGATAACTCCCTGCTTCACCAAATATTCACTGACAAGGAAACTGAGAACCTGACTACCAAGGGGCTCAGTAAAGTCACAGTGGTCTCCAAGTTCAAG AACTCTCTGGAGAGCCTGATGAGGATCCTCCACGCCACAACTCCTCATTACACTCGCTGCATCAAACCGAACCCAGACTGCAAGCCGCTGACCTTcaaaaaggaggag gTTATCATGCAGCTGGAGGCCTGCGGGATTGTGGAGACCATACACATTAGTGCTGCTGGCTTTCCAATAAG AATTCCTTTCAGAAGCTTCATGAAACGTTATGGACTGATTGTGAAATATTCAAAGTTCAAGTCAGAGTGTCATTGTGTTG ATTTGGAGGCTGACGGCGATGACATTCTTCGGCAAGAGGTGGAGAAGCTCCTCGGGGTGGTGTTACACCACCAGGCTTCAGATCCCTCACACTGCCTtgacaatgaaaaacacaattcaTGGGTGCACTGCGGAAGGACTAAAGTTTTTCTCACCCAGTCAATG CTAGATTTGCTGGAGGATCAGAGGAAGGAGATCCTGTGTCAGTGTGCCTTCTCCATTCAGTGCTGCTGGCTGCGGTATCAGCGCCGCAGACGCCACACCCGTCAGAAGTCTGCTAGTCTGATCCAAGCAG CGGTGCGGTCCTGGCTGGTCAGGAGGCAGGTCCAGAGATGGAACAGAGCAGCTGCAACCATCCAGTACACCTGGAGGAAGTGGAGG GCTCTGTTGAAATCCTTGGCTGAGGCAGAACTTGATGATGCAAAGGACCTCGTGGGAGAGGACTTGCCAGCGTTGAACCCAGTTATCAGGGAACGGGGCTCGGTGCAGCTCTCCACCATCCAGGAGCCTGTCACAGTGCGAGGGTGGCCCATGGGCCTGGCTCTGGCTTCGGCCCCCTCCATCACCGTGTCTCTGACAGCCACGGGCTTCCAGAAGATGATGTCTGTGATGGCCTCACTCAACCTGCCCTCCAGGAGAGGGGAGTACAAGGTGGAGACCAACCAGTACAAGCAGGGGCTCGCCTCAATACGGGCTCAACCCAAG GGATCTGTGAAGCTGCACTATCAGCGATCTCCACTTCTCTATGCTGACAGGCAACCAGACCTGAAGAGGGATGTGACAGGGTTCAATGAGATCCTGCTAGAGAAAACTTTGTAA
- the gusb gene encoding beta-glucuronidase, with protein sequence MGRLGVFGALCVCAVFDAVRPRGSGMLFPRESSSREVKELSGRWDFRADKSPGRNEGFERAWYKSRLAETGPVIDMPVPASYNDITQDPSLRDFIGWVWYEREVVVPARWVADEGTRVVLRVGSAHYYSVVWVNGVKVTEHQGGHLPFEAEIGSVIRKDPTTPCRITIAVNNTLTLETLPPGMIQYMDDQTKYPAGFFVQNTCFDFFNYAGIHRPVLLYTTPKAYVDDITVMTDFLDNTGLVKYTVSVQGATTATLKVTLTDKDGHCVATSSEQSGVLKVVDVKLWWPYLMHENPGYLYSLEVHLMAADERSTQEDVYALPVGIRTINVTSNKFLINNKPFYFHGVNKHEDSDIRGKGLDWPLIVKDFNLLKWLGANSFRTSHYPYAEEILQMCDRHGIVVIDECPGVGIKDIRSFGNASLSHHLVVMDELVRRDKNHPSVVMWSVANEPAAEMPPAELYFKTLIKHTKALDPTRPVTYITDSNYARDKGAPFVDVICVNSYFSWYHDPGHLEVIPIQLNTQFENWYGKYQKPIIQSEYGADAVSGLHSDPPMMFTEEYQKVVLQNYHNVFDQKRKQYVVGELIWNFADFMTAQGVTRVVGNKKGIFSRQRQPKAAAFILKERYWRLANETSRLPLWTKYPCLL encoded by the exons ATGGGAAGGCTCGGGGTGTTCGGTGCCTTGTGCGTGTGCGCTGTGTTTGACGCGGTGCGTCCGCGGGGCAGCGGCATGCTCTTCCCCCGGGAGTCCTCCTCCAGGGAGGTGAAGGAGCTGAGCGGGCGGTGGGACTTCAGGGCTGACAAGTCCCCGGGCAGGAACGAGGGCTTCGAGAGGGCATGGTACAAAAGTCGCCTGGCAGAG ACTGGCCCAGTGATTGACATGCCAGTTCCTGCCAGCTACAACGACATCACCCAGGACCCCTCACTGAGAGATTTCATTGGCTGGGTGTGGTATGAGCGAGAAGTGGTGGTGCCCGCCCGCTGGGTCGCAGATGAAGGAACAAGAGTGGTTCTCAGAGTGGGAAGTGCTCACTATTATTCAGTGGTG TGGGTGAACGGGGTGAAAGTGACCGAGCATCAAGGTGGCCATCTTCCTTTTGAGGCTGAGATAGGCAGTGTAATCCGCAAGGACCCAACTACGCCGTGCAGAATCACCATTGCTGTTAACAACACTCTGACTCTGGAGACTCTACCTCCAGGAATGATCCAGTACATGGACGACCAGACCAA GTATCCTGCTggtttttttgtgcaaaacacCTGCTTTGATTTCTTCAACTATGCTGGGATACATCGCCCTGTATTGCTGTATACTACTCCTAAGGCGTATGTGGATGACATCACTGTGATGACTGACTTCTTGGATAACACCG GTCTagtcaaatatacagtatcagtcCAAGGTGCTACCACAGCCACCCTGAAGGTCACTTTGACAGACAAAGATGGACACTGTGTAGCCACCTCCAGCGAGCAATCTGGGGTGCTCAAAGTGGTAGATGTCAAGCTCTGGTGGCCGTACTTGATGCACGAGAATCCAGGTTATCTTTACTCTTTGGAG GTTCACTTAATGGCAGCCGATGAGAGATCAACACAGGAAGATGTGTATGCTCTACCGGTTGGCATCCGCACTATTAACGTAACCAGCAACAAGTTCCTCATCAACAATAAGCCCTTCTATTTCCATGGCGTCAATAAACATGAGGACTCTGAT ATTCGAGGTAAAGGCTTGGACTGGCCCCTGATTGTCAAAGACTTTAACTTATTGAAGTGGTTAGGGGCCAACTCGTTCCGCACCAGCCACTACCCCTATGCTGAGGAGATCCTGCAGATGTGCGATCGCCATGGCATCGTAGTGATAGATGAGTGCCCGGGAGTGGGCATCAAGGACAT TCGTAGTTTTGGAAACGCCTCCCTCAGCCATCACCTGGTCGTCATGGATGAGCTTGTGCGGCGGGACAAGAACCATCCTTCTGTGGTCATGTGGTCAGTAGCTAATGAGCCTGCTGCAGAGATGCCCCCTGCTGAATTGTATTTCAA gaCCTTGATAAAACATACCAAAGCTCTGGACCCTACCCGGCCTGTCACTTATATCACAGACAGTAACTATGCTAGGGACAAAGGG GCACCCTTTGTGGATGTAATCTGTGTAAACAGTTACTTCTCCTGGTACCATGATCCAGGCCACCTGGAGGTCATCCCCATCCAGCTCAACACTCAGTTTGAGAACTGGTATGGAAAGTACCAGAAACCCATCATTCAGAGCGAATATGGAGCAGATGCGGTGTCGGGGCTTCACAGT GATCCACCCATGATGTTTACTGAGGAATACCAGAAGGTAGTGCTGCAGAACTATCACAATGTGTTTGACCAGAAGAGGAAGCAGTATGTTGTCGGTGAACTCATCTGGAACTTTGCCGACTTCATGACTGCACAAG GGGTCACTCGTGTAGTGGGGAACAAGAAGGGTATTTTCAGCAGGCAAAGGCAGCCCAAAGCAGCAGCCTTCATCCTGAAGGAGAGGTACTGGAGACTGGCAAACGAAACAAGCAGACTACCCCTTTGGACCAAGTACCCCTGCTTGCTCTGA
- the vkorc1l1 gene encoding vitamin K epoxide reductase complex subunit 1-like protein 1: MYACLQLGQRVMAAPVLRVSTPRWERIARLLVCLLGILLSLYAFHVEREKARDPSYTAMCDVSSSISCSKVFSSRWGRGFGLLGSIFGNDSALNQPNSVYGIVFYAFQLLLGMTVSAMAALILMTTSILSVVGSLYLGYILYFVLKDFCIICITTYALNFILFILNYKRLVYLNEAWKQQLQAKQD; this comes from the exons ATGTATGCGTGTCTCCAGCTAGGCCAGAGAGTGATGGCGGCGCCCGTCCTAAGAGTGTCCACCCCTCGGTGGGAAAGAATAGCTAGGCTTCTTGTTTGCCTGCTGGGCATACTGTTGTCTCTATATGCTTTTCACGTCGAGAGGGAAAAGGCTCGGGATCCGAGTTACACGGCTATGTGCGATGTCAGCAGCTCCATCAGCTGTTCTAAAGTCTTCAGCTCCAG gtgggGTCGAGGATTTGGACTCTTGGGCTCAATTTTTGGAAATGATAGTGCACTGAACCAACCCAACAGTGTCTATGGGATTGTCTTTTATGCCTTTCAGCTCCTACTAG GAATGACTGTCAGTGCAATGGCCGCCCTTATTCTCATGACGACATCCATCTTGTCGGTGGTGGGTTCGCTCTACCTGGGCTACATCCTCTACTTTGTCCTAAAGGACTTCTGCATCATCTGCATCACCACATATGCGCTGAACTTCATCCTCTTTATTCTCAACTACAAGCGACTGGTTTACTTGAATGAGGCCTGGAAGCAGCAGCTCCAGGCTAAGCAGGACTAA
- the znhit3 gene encoding zinc finger HIT domain-containing protein 3: MQICNVCSEQTPKYRCPVCKIRYCSLGCYKRHKDTCLPAEQPAPIVPEAKQAFNTEPWSVEDLLHENDIIDKVPLQRLQLLGQSEELRDLLCNPHLRQLLRSIDSAESKDGAMKAAMQEPLFLEFSDQCLKIVENEANV; encoded by the exons ATGCAGATATGTAATGTGTGCAGCGAACAGACACCAAAATACAGATGTCCAGTCTGCAAAATAAGATA TTGTTCACTTGGCTGCTACAAGCGGCATAAAG ACACTTGCCTCCCTGCTGAACAGCCCGCACCCATTGTTCCTGAAGCAAAGCAGGCTTTTAACACAG AGCCTTGGAGTGTTGAGGATCTTCTGCATGAAAATGACATCATTGACAAAGTGCCTCTGCAGAGGCTCCAGCTGTTAG GTCAGTCAGAAGAACTAAGAGATCTTCTTTGCAATCCCCATCTGAGACAGTTATTGCGCTCTATTGACAGTGCAGAGAGCAAAGACGGTGCGATGAAGGCTGCAATGCAGGAGCCCCTGTTTCTTGAGTTTTCAGATCAGTGTTTGAAAATTGTagaaaatgaagcaaatgtCTAA